In Ipomoea triloba cultivar NCNSP0323 chromosome 7, ASM357664v1, a single genomic region encodes these proteins:
- the LOC116025961 gene encoding pentatricopeptide repeat-containing protein At1g05670, mitochondrial isoform X3, whose protein sequence is MSIRNDYKLVLDFYNWWCVRRNPSLEARCIVVHIATSSEDTKMARELIREFWIKPSLDIDLSFVHFLEKLIYTYKDWGSNPYVFDIFFQVLIEVGFLVYARKFFDKILNYGIVLSVCSCNLYLSSLSNSNGGHIMALKVFSEFSNLGVAWDTESHNIMVHSLCRIGRVKEAHNLLLQMELRGCIPDVVSYSTVINGYCTAGELEPVLKVIEEMQGKGLKPNKHTFNSIILLLCKTGKVSYAEEVLREMISQGTTPDNVVYTTLIDGFCKAGVVTAAYRLFNEMQCLNIIPDLVAYTALICGLCQTGKFAEAYKLLHDMLDCGLEPDEFTYTTLIDGHCKVGEVQVAFSLHNQMVQMGLVPNVVTYTALADGLCKQGELDMATELLQEMCRKGLELNIYTYNSLINGLCKAGNIVQALKLMKDMEASGIPPDTFTYTTLMDAYCKSGEIAKAHDLLRDMLCSRIQPSIVTFNVLINGFCTSGMLEEGEKLLGWMVEKGIMPNATTYNSLMKQHCIRNNMRVAAEICKGMCSKGVMPDGNTYNILIRGHCKGRNMKEAWYLHKEMVEKGYKPTIDTYHALIKGFLKRKKFSEAKGVFEEMRREGLSTDKELYCIFADMRFEEGDFDRALQICDEAIEKCLINKTNDWVT, encoded by the coding sequence ATGAGCATAAGGAATGATTACAAACTAGTTCTGGATTTTTATAACTGGTGGTGCGTACGTAGGAACCCATCACTTGAAGCCCGTTGTATTGTTGTTCACATTGCCACATCTTCTGAAGATACAAAGATGGCACGTGAACTTATCCGTGAGTTTTGGATTAAACCCAGTTTAGACATTGATCTTTCATTTGTTCACTTTTTAGAAAAACTAATATACACTTACAAGGATTGGGGTTCTAATCCTTatgtttttgacattttcttccAAGTCCTTATTGAAGTAGGCTTCTTAGTCTATGCAAGGAAGTTTTTTGATAAGATATTGAATTATGGTATAGTTTTATCTGTTTGTTCATGTAACCTATATCTTTCCTCTCTATCAAATAGCAATGGTGGGCACATAATGGCTTTGAAGGTTTTTAGTGAATTTTCTAATTTGGGGGTCGCTTGGGATACTGAATCACATAACATAATGGTTCACTCACTCTGCCGAATAGGAAGAGTGAAAGAAGCCCATAACCTACTCCTGCAAATGGAACTGAGGGGATGCATCCCTGATGTTGTAAGTTACAGCACTGTGATTAATGGGTACTGTACTGCTGGAGAACTGGAACCAGTGTTGAAGGTCATAGAAGAGATGCAAGGAAAGGGACTTAAACCAAACAAACATACTTTTAACAGCATAATTCTTCTTTTGTGTAAGACTGGTAAAGTATCATATGCAGAGGAGGTCCTTAGGGAGATGATATCACAGGGAACTACCCCAGATAATGTAGTTTACACTACTCTCATTGATGGCTTCTGCAAAGCTGGGGTTGTAACTGCTGCATACAGATTGTTTAATGAAATGCAGTGTTTGAACATCATTCCTGATTTGGTAGCGTATACTGCCCTTATCTGTGGTCTGTGTCAAACTGGAAAGTTTGCAGAAGCATATAAGCTCCTGCATGATATGCTTGACTGTGGGTTGGAACCTGATGAGTTTACTTACACCACACTTATAGATGGTCACTGCAAAGTGGGTGAGGTCCAGGTTGCCTTTTCTCTTCACAACCAAATGGTTCAGATGGGATTGGTGCCAAATGTTGTCACTTATACTGCATTGGCTGATGGGCTTTGTAAACAGGGGGAACTTGATATGGCAACTGAGCTTCTTCAGGAGATGTGTCGAAAGGGACTTGAGTTAAACATTTATACTTACAATTCACTTATTAATGGTCTTTGTAAAGCTGGAAATATTGTGCAAGCATTAAAACTGATGAAAGATATGGAAGCATCAGGTATTCCGCCTGATACTTTTACCTATACCACTCTAATGGATGCTTATTGTAAATCAGGAGAAATAGCCAAGGCTCATGATCTTTTGCGTGATATGCTGTGCAGTAGGATTCAACCCTCGATTGTTACATTTAATGTTTTGATCAATGGGTTTTGTACCTCAGGGATGCTGGAAGAGGGTGAGAAACTGCTGGGATGGATGGTGGAGAAAGGTATAATGCCAAATGCCACCACTTACAATTCTCTAATGAAGCAACATTGCATTAGGAATAATATGCGTGTTGCCGCAGAAATTTGCAAGGGAATGTGTAGTAAAGGAGTTATGCCAGATGGTAATACCTATAACATATTGATACGAGGACATTGCAAAGGGAGGAATATGAAGGAGGCCTGGTATCTACATAAAGAAATGGTTGAGAAGGGATATAAACCAACAATTGATACATATCATGCGCTCATTAAGGGTTTCTTGAAGAGAAAAAAGTTCTCTGAAGCAAAAGGAGTTTTTGAAGAGATGAGAAGAGAGGGCTTGTCTACAGATAAAGAATTATACTGCATCTTTGCAGATATGAGATTTGAGGAAGGGGATTTTGACAGGGCTCTTCAAATCTGTGATGAAGCAATAGAAAAGTGTCTCATAAACAAGACCAATGATTGGGTCACATAA
- the LOC116025961 gene encoding pentatricopeptide repeat-containing protein At1g05670, mitochondrial isoform X1, giving the protein MKRCSILLSNCNPRRLCYHEQLGSTLNHLFIFCYSSNSLVERLNPSRPTSTRPFPDYSPKKPSIRDTELVYQVSITVKQRRYETLRRTLKSFESKIRSDHFVWVLMSIRNDYKLVLDFYNWWCVRRNPSLEARCIVVHIATSSEDTKMARELIREFWIKPSLDIDLSFVHFLEKLIYTYKDWGSNPYVFDIFFQVLIEVGFLVYARKFFDKILNYGIVLSVCSCNLYLSSLSNSNGGHIMALKVFSEFSNLGVAWDTESHNIMVHSLCRIGRVKEAHNLLLQMELRGCIPDVVSYSTVINGYCTAGELEPVLKVIEEMQGKGLKPNKHTFNSIILLLCKTGKVSYAEEVLREMISQGTTPDNVVYTTLIDGFCKAGVVTAAYRLFNEMQCLNIIPDLVAYTALICGLCQTGKFAEAYKLLHDMLDCGLEPDEFTYTTLIDGHCKVGEVQVAFSLHNQMVQMGLVPNVVTYTALADGLCKQGELDMATELLQEMCRKGLELNIYTYNSLINGLCKAGNIVQALKLMKDMEASGIPPDTFTYTTLMDAYCKSGEIAKAHDLLRDMLCSRIQPSIVTFNVLINGFCTSGMLEEGEKLLGWMVEKGIMPNATTYNSLMKQHCIRNNMRVAAEICKGMCSKGVMPDGNTYNILIRGHCKGRNMKEAWYLHKEMVEKGYKPTIDTYHALIKGFLKRKKFSEAKGVFEEMRREGLSTDKELYCIFADMRFEEGDFDRALQICDEAIEKCLINKTNDWVT; this is encoded by the coding sequence ATGAAGAGGTGTTCAATCCTTCTTTCGAATTGCAATCCTCGACGATTGTGTTATCATGAACAATTAGGTTCTACCCTGAACCATCTCTTTATCTTCTGCTATTCAAGTAATTCTTTGGTTGAGAGGTTAAATCCTTCTCGTCCAACCAGTACCAGACCCTTCCCTGATTATTCTCCAAAAAAGCCCTCCATAAGAGATACTGAACTTGTCTATCAGGTGTCAATTACTGTTAAGCAACGCCGTTATGAGACCCTTCGTCGTACTTTAAAGTCATTTGAATCGAAGATCAGGTCTGATCATTTTGTTTGGGTTCTCATGAGCATAAGGAATGATTACAAACTAGTTCTGGATTTTTATAACTGGTGGTGCGTACGTAGGAACCCATCACTTGAAGCCCGTTGTATTGTTGTTCACATTGCCACATCTTCTGAAGATACAAAGATGGCACGTGAACTTATCCGTGAGTTTTGGATTAAACCCAGTTTAGACATTGATCTTTCATTTGTTCACTTTTTAGAAAAACTAATATACACTTACAAGGATTGGGGTTCTAATCCTTatgtttttgacattttcttccAAGTCCTTATTGAAGTAGGCTTCTTAGTCTATGCAAGGAAGTTTTTTGATAAGATATTGAATTATGGTATAGTTTTATCTGTTTGTTCATGTAACCTATATCTTTCCTCTCTATCAAATAGCAATGGTGGGCACATAATGGCTTTGAAGGTTTTTAGTGAATTTTCTAATTTGGGGGTCGCTTGGGATACTGAATCACATAACATAATGGTTCACTCACTCTGCCGAATAGGAAGAGTGAAAGAAGCCCATAACCTACTCCTGCAAATGGAACTGAGGGGATGCATCCCTGATGTTGTAAGTTACAGCACTGTGATTAATGGGTACTGTACTGCTGGAGAACTGGAACCAGTGTTGAAGGTCATAGAAGAGATGCAAGGAAAGGGACTTAAACCAAACAAACATACTTTTAACAGCATAATTCTTCTTTTGTGTAAGACTGGTAAAGTATCATATGCAGAGGAGGTCCTTAGGGAGATGATATCACAGGGAACTACCCCAGATAATGTAGTTTACACTACTCTCATTGATGGCTTCTGCAAAGCTGGGGTTGTAACTGCTGCATACAGATTGTTTAATGAAATGCAGTGTTTGAACATCATTCCTGATTTGGTAGCGTATACTGCCCTTATCTGTGGTCTGTGTCAAACTGGAAAGTTTGCAGAAGCATATAAGCTCCTGCATGATATGCTTGACTGTGGGTTGGAACCTGATGAGTTTACTTACACCACACTTATAGATGGTCACTGCAAAGTGGGTGAGGTCCAGGTTGCCTTTTCTCTTCACAACCAAATGGTTCAGATGGGATTGGTGCCAAATGTTGTCACTTATACTGCATTGGCTGATGGGCTTTGTAAACAGGGGGAACTTGATATGGCAACTGAGCTTCTTCAGGAGATGTGTCGAAAGGGACTTGAGTTAAACATTTATACTTACAATTCACTTATTAATGGTCTTTGTAAAGCTGGAAATATTGTGCAAGCATTAAAACTGATGAAAGATATGGAAGCATCAGGTATTCCGCCTGATACTTTTACCTATACCACTCTAATGGATGCTTATTGTAAATCAGGAGAAATAGCCAAGGCTCATGATCTTTTGCGTGATATGCTGTGCAGTAGGATTCAACCCTCGATTGTTACATTTAATGTTTTGATCAATGGGTTTTGTACCTCAGGGATGCTGGAAGAGGGTGAGAAACTGCTGGGATGGATGGTGGAGAAAGGTATAATGCCAAATGCCACCACTTACAATTCTCTAATGAAGCAACATTGCATTAGGAATAATATGCGTGTTGCCGCAGAAATTTGCAAGGGAATGTGTAGTAAAGGAGTTATGCCAGATGGTAATACCTATAACATATTGATACGAGGACATTGCAAAGGGAGGAATATGAAGGAGGCCTGGTATCTACATAAAGAAATGGTTGAGAAGGGATATAAACCAACAATTGATACATATCATGCGCTCATTAAGGGTTTCTTGAAGAGAAAAAAGTTCTCTGAAGCAAAAGGAGTTTTTGAAGAGATGAGAAGAGAGGGCTTGTCTACAGATAAAGAATTATACTGCATCTTTGCAGATATGAGATTTGAGGAAGGGGATTTTGACAGGGCTCTTCAAATCTGTGATGAAGCAATAGAAAAGTGTCTCATAAACAAGACCAATGATTGGGTCACATAA
- the LOC116025961 gene encoding pentatricopeptide repeat-containing protein At1g05670, mitochondrial isoform X2: MKRCSILLSNCNPRRLCYHEQLGSTLNHLFIFCYSSNSLVERLNPSRPTSTRPFPDYSPKKPSIRDTELVYQVSITVKQRRYETLRRTLKSFESKIRSDHFVWVLMSIRNDYKLVLDFYNWWCVRRNPSLEARCIVVHIATSSEDTKMARELIREFWIKPSLDIDLSFVHFLEKLIYTYKDWGSNPYVFDIFFQVLIEVGFLVYARKFFDKILNYGIVLSVCSCNLYLSSLSNSNGGHIMALKVFSEFSNLGVAWDTESHNIMVHSLCRIGRVKEAHNLLLQMELRGCIPDVVSYSTVINGYCTAGELEPVLKVIEEMQGKGLKPNKHTFNSIILLLCKTGKVSYAEEVLREMISQGTTPDNVVYTTLIDGFCKAGVVTAAYRLFNEMQCLNIIPDLVAYTALICGLCQTGKFAEAYKLLHDMLDCGLEPDEFTYTTLIDGHCKVGEVQVAFSLHNQMVQMGLVPNVVTYTALADGLCKQGELDMATELLQEMCRKGLELNIYTYNSLINGLCKAGNIVQALKLMKDMEASGMLEEGEKLLGWMVEKGIMPNATTYNSLMKQHCIRNNMRVAAEICKGMCSKGVMPDGNTYNILIRGHCKGRNMKEAWYLHKEMVEKGYKPTIDTYHALIKGFLKRKKFSEAKGVFEEMRREGLSTDKELYCIFADMRFEEGDFDRALQICDEAIEKCLINKTNDWVT, encoded by the exons ATGAAGAGGTGTTCAATCCTTCTTTCGAATTGCAATCCTCGACGATTGTGTTATCATGAACAATTAGGTTCTACCCTGAACCATCTCTTTATCTTCTGCTATTCAAGTAATTCTTTGGTTGAGAGGTTAAATCCTTCTCGTCCAACCAGTACCAGACCCTTCCCTGATTATTCTCCAAAAAAGCCCTCCATAAGAGATACTGAACTTGTCTATCAGGTGTCAATTACTGTTAAGCAACGCCGTTATGAGACCCTTCGTCGTACTTTAAAGTCATTTGAATCGAAGATCAGGTCTGATCATTTTGTTTGGGTTCTCATGAGCATAAGGAATGATTACAAACTAGTTCTGGATTTTTATAACTGGTGGTGCGTACGTAGGAACCCATCACTTGAAGCCCGTTGTATTGTTGTTCACATTGCCACATCTTCTGAAGATACAAAGATGGCACGTGAACTTATCCGTGAGTTTTGGATTAAACCCAGTTTAGACATTGATCTTTCATTTGTTCACTTTTTAGAAAAACTAATATACACTTACAAGGATTGGGGTTCTAATCCTTatgtttttgacattttcttccAAGTCCTTATTGAAGTAGGCTTCTTAGTCTATGCAAGGAAGTTTTTTGATAAGATATTGAATTATGGTATAGTTTTATCTGTTTGTTCATGTAACCTATATCTTTCCTCTCTATCAAATAGCAATGGTGGGCACATAATGGCTTTGAAGGTTTTTAGTGAATTTTCTAATTTGGGGGTCGCTTGGGATACTGAATCACATAACATAATGGTTCACTCACTCTGCCGAATAGGAAGAGTGAAAGAAGCCCATAACCTACTCCTGCAAATGGAACTGAGGGGATGCATCCCTGATGTTGTAAGTTACAGCACTGTGATTAATGGGTACTGTACTGCTGGAGAACTGGAACCAGTGTTGAAGGTCATAGAAGAGATGCAAGGAAAGGGACTTAAACCAAACAAACATACTTTTAACAGCATAATTCTTCTTTTGTGTAAGACTGGTAAAGTATCATATGCAGAGGAGGTCCTTAGGGAGATGATATCACAGGGAACTACCCCAGATAATGTAGTTTACACTACTCTCATTGATGGCTTCTGCAAAGCTGGGGTTGTAACTGCTGCATACAGATTGTTTAATGAAATGCAGTGTTTGAACATCATTCCTGATTTGGTAGCGTATACTGCCCTTATCTGTGGTCTGTGTCAAACTGGAAAGTTTGCAGAAGCATATAAGCTCCTGCATGATATGCTTGACTGTGGGTTGGAACCTGATGAGTTTACTTACACCACACTTATAGATGGTCACTGCAAAGTGGGTGAGGTCCAGGTTGCCTTTTCTCTTCACAACCAAATGGTTCAGATGGGATTGGTGCCAAATGTTGTCACTTATACTGCATTGGCTGATGGGCTTTGTAAACAGGGGGAACTTGATATGGCAACTGAGCTTCTTCAGGAGATGTGTCGAAAGGGACTTGAGTTAAACATTTATACTTACAATTCACTTATTAATGGTCTTTGTAAAGCTGGAAATATTGTGCAAGCATTAAAACTGATGAAAGATATGGAAGCATCAG GGATGCTGGAAGAGGGTGAGAAACTGCTGGGATGGATGGTGGAGAAAGGTATAATGCCAAATGCCACCACTTACAATTCTCTAATGAAGCAACATTGCATTAGGAATAATATGCGTGTTGCCGCAGAAATTTGCAAGGGAATGTGTAGTAAAGGAGTTATGCCAGATGGTAATACCTATAACATATTGATACGAGGACATTGCAAAGGGAGGAATATGAAGGAGGCCTGGTATCTACATAAAGAAATGGTTGAGAAGGGATATAAACCAACAATTGATACATATCATGCGCTCATTAAGGGTTTCTTGAAGAGAAAAAAGTTCTCTGAAGCAAAAGGAGTTTTTGAAGAGATGAGAAGAGAGGGCTTGTCTACAGATAAAGAATTATACTGCATCTTTGCAGATATGAGATTTGAGGAAGGGGATTTTGACAGGGCTCTTCAAATCTGTGATGAAGCAATAGAAAAGTGTCTCATAAACAAGACCAATGATTGGGTCACATAA
- the LOC116024203 gene encoding replication protein A 70 kDa DNA-binding subunit A-like has translation MAIVIYKLPRQIVVTKNGEQNVHDFVVMNEELKPIMLTLWGTFAVNQGVQLELQLRQGKFPIILAEGLNVNAFQGLSLSTLYNTSIEVDPVGHVAKVLNDWKDKNSELIYKEIVDKTYLDSLLALADPIRQRKTCLSSLETGFEQKPIAWVRGKIRLLKRDGFDYYVGCNYCNKIVNSTEGLQLHCMNCGQTDGITVRRYKVDIEIFPPTLALLATGNIFFRT, from the exons ATGGCGATTGTTATATACAAGTTACCACGCCAAATTGTGGTGACCAAAAATGGCGAACAAAATGTTCATGATTTTGTTGTCATGAACGAAGA ATTGAAGCCTATTATGCTAACACTTTGGGGAACGTTTGCTGTAAACCAAGGGGTTCAACTTGAATTACAACTTCGGCAAGGGAAATTCCCCATTATACTTGCTGAAGGATTGAACGTTAATGCATTCCAAG ggTTGTCACTGAGTACACTATATAACACATCAATTGAAGTTGATCCTGTTGGCCACGTTGCAAAAGTCCTTAATGATTG GAAGGACAAAAACTCTGAACTCATCTACAAGGAAATTGTAGATAAGACTTACCTTGATTCATTGCTTGCATTGGCAGACCCTATAAGGCAACGAAAAACATGCCTTTCATCTCTTGAAACTGGATTTGAACAA AAACCAATTGCATGGGTGAGAGGCAAAATTAGATTGCTTAAGCGTGATGGTTTCGACTACTACGTTGGTTGCAATTACTGCAACAAAATAGTCAACTCAACTGAAGGCTTACAACTCCACTGCATGAACTGTGGACAAACTGATGGCATCACTGTCAGAag GTATAAGGTGGACATAGAAATATTTCCTCCTACACTTGCGTTACTTGCAACTGGAAAT ATTTTCTTCCGTACTTAA